The following proteins are encoded in a genomic region of Debaryomyces hansenii CBS767 chromosome G complete sequence:
- a CDS encoding DEHA2G20680p (similar to uniprot|Q5AKJ8 Candida albicans Hypothetical protein CaO19.11467) yields the protein MSTSTIQPQAESPFARRVSFNNLSPDYIDEDDLSTPYTKNNGQGVDIRFKEINYGSPGSGTSGPSLFKDFPKMYSGGGDNYTSSRKRYHLPDPPSKSILKNKLNPVQAQHNLEVGETDGINYHEDLNEIARSGTSAIYDSDDEEDDDEDRNDEQVEPGRRKSYVGMSDEELMALDPQYINTKSKVSDVGQFRFDSQKTYYLPSSRRTSANVISKATYPSSNENNYKSISLSVKHNDYDSTTASRTLLTVISGRKHTWNSLDWLLMIGNKQEPSFLNDGDYLVVTSFIPAKFISQQEKKKKRTADELLLAKCENLLNYITRELPVDLRVKITVEFITDQASEDSAISTKNKTGIKYMLAHIFRQYQPMLVIIGNKSTNLNFKYPLRMKRNSESKPSTVATGIPRSSLPSDLKRHSLPSPGTFQKRAKDDYMIKFSSYIIKYSTVPVIVVGNVTKFHQMPRNSSKSSGTSIYTSSNESIESYVRSPTEEKLTELDLDLKTEVNNLLNLDSVDKFQRILSSISDKSLSESNNYLEALKSRDSSSGGLKFDDSVIFNNKMHSIYNSQFQNRNNNQNNSDKMYKVKSMISYDEEEERKNDKLRNNKKEKSLNSINSTKSTKPDNASLGSGDEDKKPRKKSFWKKIGLKK from the coding sequence ATGTCCACTTCAACGATACAACCACAGGCAGAATCGCCATTTGCTAGACGGGTATCATTTAACAACTTAAGCCCCGATTATATCGATGAGGATGATTTATCGACGCCTTACACTAAGAACAACGGCCAGGGAGTAGATATACGGTTCAAAGAGATCAATTATGGGAGTCCTGGGTCAGGAACATCGGGACCATCGCTTTTTAAGGATTTTCCCAAGATGTATAGTGGTGGAGGAGACAATTATACCAGCTCGCGCAAGCGGTACCATTTGCCAGACCCACCATCGAAATCgatattgaagaacaaGCTCAACCCAGTACAGGCACAGCATAACTTAGAAGTCGGTGAGACAGACGGTATAAACTACCACGAAGACTTGAACGAGATCGCCAGAAGCGGGACTTCTGCGATATATGATTCCgacgacgaagaagacGACGACGAGGACAGAAATGACGAACAAGTAGAACCTGGGAGACGTAAATCGTACGTCGGTATGTCAGACGAAGAGTTGATGGCATTGGACCCCCAGTATATCAACACCAAATCCAAGGTTTCGGATGTGGGGCAGTTTCGATTCGACTCTCAGAAAACTTACTATCTTCCTTCGTCCAGGAGAACATCGGCCAATGTAATTAGCAAGGCTACATATCCTTCATCCAACGAGAATAACTACAAATCGATAAGCCTCTCGGTTAAACATAATGATTACGATCTGACAACGGCGAGTAGAACATTGCTCACGGTCATCTCAGGAAGAAAGCATACATGGAATTCCCTCGATTGGCTCTTAATGATAGGAAATAAGCAAGAACCATCATTTTTGAATGATGGTGATTACTTGGTAGTTACGAGTTTCATTCCCGCAAAGTTTATAAGTCAGcaggagaagaagaaaaaacGCACGGCCGATGAGTTATTGCTAGCAAAATGTGAAAACTtgttaaattatataaccCGTGAATTACCTGTGGATTTAAGAGTTAAGATCACGGTGGAGTTCATCACTGATCAAGCATCTGAGGACTCGGCAATATCCACCAAAAATAAGACTGGCATCAAGTATATGCTTGCCCACATTTTCAGACAATATCAACCAATGTTGGTAATAATCGGCAATAAGTCTACCAACTTGAATTTCAAGTATCCCTTAAGAATGAAGCGTAATTCGGAATCAAAACCCAGTACTGTAGCTACAGGCATTCCACGCTCTTCACTTCCTAGTGACTTGAAACGACACTCACTTCCTTCACCTGGTACTTTCCAGAAAAGAGCGAAAGACGACTACATGATCAAGTTTAGTtcttatattattaagtATTCCACTGTTCCGGTGATAGTAGTGGGAAATGTAACTAAATTTCACCAAATGCCCCGAAATTCAAGTAAAAGCTCAGGGACATCTATTTATACCTCATCAAACGAGTCAATTGAAAGTTATGTAAGATCGCCCactgaagaaaaattaacaGAATTAGATTTAGATTTGAAGACGGAggttaataatttattgaatttggatAGCGTGGATAAATTCCAACGTATATTATCGTCAATTTCAGACAAGTCTTTAAGTGAGCTGAATAATTATCTCGAAGCTTTGAAAAGCAGAGACCTGTCATCGGGTGGATTAAAATTTGACGATTCCGTTATCTTCAACAATAAAATGCATTCTATTTATAATTCACAGTTTCAGAATCGCAACAATAATCAGAACAACAGCGATAAAATGTATAAAgtgaaatcaatgatatcatatgacgaagaagaagaacgtAAGAATGACAAGTTAAGGAACaataaaaaagaaaagtCTTTGAATTCGATTAATTCAACGAAGTCAACAAAACCAGACAATGCATCTCTTGGAAGCGGTGACGAAGACAAAAAACCTagaaaaaaatcattttggaaaaaaattgggttaaagaaataa
- a CDS encoding DEHA2G20702p (similar to CA1837|IPF5776 Candida albicans IPF5776): MKKQANRSRNFNLAYIMETIDKTNTSDQPELDAPTEPSMNASIEPQVKEETLDNEAQAPIPMSITPHQYSTRSKDKKDNDNTLKSQLKQKQHNVIVQPRLKPVPFKKLDLTKNDGKEPIKQLIKKMNNKDSFYQSDDHPFNKRGFKYKPCKPNPSFPSNLYSTTDLPPFIVRPSYFDRSQGIIFNNDMSSVSTLQGWRSVRSNIGVREGKHYVEFNIINANTTGDKSHVRIGFARKEASLEAPVGFDGYGYGLRDLNGQKITLSRPMDFMKNCKEIDTAGFKSGDVIGMLIELPPLKEQKQAIESFINQKLREKNTQSNDNHPSKKKRKTKKNSEIDNDDEKYTKYDNISRDQIPIKYKNALYYEQYEYTTTKKMDHLLNPVTVFGEKAILENAVNSGEATNLQNIPNSKISVFKNGIEIGVMFENLYSFLPTYLEDSELNVSYNTRQSQNSSYKNTDDGSLGYYPMLSVFQDGVVGINPGPDFKFPIAGLNKDVRPISERYNENVVEGWYWDLIDEIEAEYLDSFDV, translated from the coding sequence ATGAAAAAACAAGCTAACAGAAGtagaaatttcaatttagCATACATTATGGAGACAATTGATAAAACAAACACATCAGATCAACCTGAATTGGATGCTCCTACGGAGCCATCAATGAATGCTTCAATTGAACCGCAGGTGAAAGAGGAGACCCTTGATAATGAAGCACAGGCTCCAATCCCAATGTCTATCACACCTCATCAATATTCGACCAGATCAAAAGATAAGAAGGACAACGATAACACTTTGAAATCACAGTTGAAACAGAAACAACACAATGTGATAGTCCAACCTCGTTTAAAACCCGTTCCATTTAAGAAATTGGATTTAACTAAGAACGATGGGAAGGAACCTATTAAGCagttaataaagaaaatgaataataaagatagCTTTTATCAATCTGATGACCATCCATTTAACAAAAGAGGCTTTAAATATAAACCTTGTAAACCCAATCCTCTGTTTCCATCGAACTTGTACTCTACAACTGACTTACCTCCGTTCATCGTCCGTCCAAGTTATTTTGATAGATCGCAGGgtataatattcaataatgatatgAGTTCTGTATCAACTTTGCAAGGGTGGAGATCAGTGAGAAGTAATATTGGTGTCAGGGAAGGAAAACATTATGTTGAATTTAACATTATAAATGCAAATACTACTGGCGATAAGAGCCACGTACGAATTGGGTTCGCTCGCAAAGAAGCAAGTTTAGAAGCCCCAGTAGGGTTTGACGGTTATGGCTATGGATTAAGGGATTTAAATGGACAGAAAATTACATTAAGTAGGCCAATGGATTtcatgaaaaattgcaaagAGATAGACACTGCCGGATTTAAAAGCGGTGATGTAATTGGTATGCTTATTGAGTTACCACCTttaaaagaacaaaaaCAGGCAATTGAAAGCTTTATTAACCAGAAACTCAGAGAAAAAAATACCCAATCTAATGACAATCATCCTAGTAAGAAAAAGCGTaagacaaagaaaaatagTGAAATCgataatgacgatgaaaaatataccaaatatgataatatttcaagagATCAAATCCCAATCAAGTATAAAAATGCATTATATTATGAACAATATGAATATACTACTACAAAGAAAATGGATCATTTGTTAAACCCTGTAACGGTTTTTGGAGAGAAGGCTATTTTGGAAAATGCAGTTAACTCAGGGGAAGCTACGAATTTACAAAACATACCAAATTCTAAGATTTCCGTATTTAAAAATGGTATTGAAATTGGGGTAATGTTTGAAAACTTGTACTCGTTCTTACCTACGTATCTTGAAGATAGCGAATTAAATGTCTCATACAATACAAGGCAACTGCAAAACTCTAGTTACAAAAATACAGATGACGGTTCATTAGGATATTATCCAATGCTTTCCGTGTTTCAGGATGGGGTTGTGGGCATTAATCCTGGCCCTGATTTTAAATTCCCAATTGCTGGTTTAAATAAGGATGTAAGACCGATCAGCGAAAGATATAACGAAAATGTAGTAGAAGGATGGTACTGGGATCTCATTGATGAGATCGAAGCGGAATACTTAGATAGCTTTGACGTATAG
- a CDS encoding DEHA2G20724p (similar to CA1836|IPF5773 Candida albicans IPF5773), with the protein MSNEGIEYSEVHRVLLTYIISVRYISHNELDQKFGTIVQKLNPDLLNDKTLEDVLQEHITSINSKVSSHGLKIDKIRHQVSGQLYYVIINTVSNEVVKGNTNYSVNELDTIKQIVDELVESSGIEFSIGVVNATQKVAGSLNKTMKEAGSVITKFIDDGWFSLTFKDRLILSIRSLSELKRYLIDRYGISNSESNGKIFSCHQCNEINTLGIGCPVVDCQINFHYKCLDIYMRNESNKGRCPNYSNCSYNWPGNELSNMDPTRIGVDPNSLYN; encoded by the coding sequence ATGTCGAATGAAGGAATCGAATATTCGGAAGTACATAGAGTTTTGCTTACTTACATAATATCCGTTCGATATATCAGCCATAATGAATTAGACCAGAAATTTGGTACGATTGTACAGAAGCTTAATCCGGACCTATTAAATGATAAGACATTGGAAGATGTTTTACAAGAGCATAtaacatcaataaatagTAAAGTTAGCTCGCATGGACTTAAAATTGACAAGATCAGACATCAGGTATCGGGGCAGCTATATTATGTGATAATTAATACTGTATCTAATGAAGTGGTTAAAGGAAATACAAATTATTCCGTAAACGAACTTGATACAATCAAACAAATAGTAGATGAACTAGTTGAGTCAAGTGGTATAGAATTTTCCATTGGAGTTGTGAATGCGACGCAAAAGGTTGCTGGTAGTTTAAACAAGACTATGAAGGAAGCCGGGTCAGTGATTaccaaatttattgatgacGGATGGTTTAGCCTTACATTTAAAGATCGATTAATATTGTCTATACGATCACTAAGTGAATTAAAACGATACTTGATAGATAGATATGGAATAAGTAATTCAGAATCTAATGGCAAGATATTTAGTTGCCACCAATGcaatgaaattaatactTTGGGAATTGGCTGCCCTGTGGTTGATTGTCAAATAAACTTTCATTACAAGTGCTTAGATATTTATATGAGGAATGAATCTAATAAGGGAAGATGTCCCAACTACTCTAATTGTTCGTACAATTGGCCAGgaaatgaattatcaaatatggATCCGACAAGGATCGGGGTTGATCCAAATTCGTTGTATAATTAA
- a CDS encoding DEHA2G20746p (weakly similar to uniprot|P53301 Saccharomyces cerevisiae YGR189C CRH1 Putative glycosidase of the cell wall) yields the protein MNFKITAIILSILGRCLLIGANDFELLEACTSLDDPNCVAEAQGIHKPTQQFLAGGQENLQVSSDPPIVQYYDSGLKFSVRKRFDNPSISSTFEVLYGRAEVELKASHGSGIISSFYLQSKNLDEIDVAETFGSNPYAFQTNFFIKGNTSTHDRGGYHEMDVPPMDEFHKYGIEWTEDKIVWSLDGEVIRVVTNDHPQGFPHAPMYIKFSLWAGGDELNEPGTIDWSGGRTNYEELPYTMYIKNLHVVDYSTGFQHRYGDSLEDWITNDNSDNKWASRNRFEITENAFRDFDSSVRSKNDKDSKYERTPKEKTTPSVGKPKIVSSEKYQQATPSDTKIEETNQNNTIAATSIGVSNRNRWIIMLEAVAAELLVLLLVL from the coding sequence atgaatttcaaaataaccGCAATTATATTACTGATTCTAGGGAGGTGCTTATTGATCGGTGCCAATGATTTCGAATTGCTAGAAGCATGCACTTCATTGGATGATCCTAATTGTGTAGCAGAAGCTCAAGGTATACATAAACCTACACAGCAGTTCCTCGCTGGGGGACAAGAAAATCTTCAGGTCTCGTCAGATCCACCcattgttcaatattatGACTCGGGACTCAAGTTTTCGGTTCGCAAGAGGTTTGATAACCCGTCAATCCTGTCAACTTTTGAAGTCTTGTACGGCAGGGCCGAAGTCGAATTAAAGGCTTCGCATGGATCGGGGATCATCTCATCTTTTTATCTACAGAGCAAGAACTTGGATGAAATTGACGTGGCCGAAACGTTTGGCAGTAACCCTTATGCATTCCAAACCAACTTTTTTATAAAGGGAAATACGTCTACGCATGATAGAGGTGGATACCACGAAATGGACGTCCCTCCTATGGACGAGTTCCATAAGTACGGCATCGAGTGGACGGAGGACAAGATTGTCTGGCTGCTTGATGGAGAAGTCATTAGAGTCGTGACGAACGACCACCCTCAAGGGTTCCCCCATGCACCTATGTATATCAAGTTTAGCTTATGGGCCGGGGGTGACGAATTGAATGAGCCAGGAACGATTGACTGGTCTGGAGGTAGAACAAACTACGAAGAATTACCATACACCATGTACATCAAGAATCTCCATGTCGTTGACTACTCAACTGGCTTCCAACATAGGTATGGCGACAGCTTGGAGGATTGGATTACGAATGACAATTCAGATAATAAATGGGCATCCCGGAACAGGTTCGAAATAACAGAAAATGCCTTTAGAGACTTCGATTCAAGCGTTCGTTCAAAGAATGATAAAGACTCTAAATATGAACGAACTCCCAAAGAGAAAACTACGCCGTCTGTAGGTAAGCCAAAAATCGTCAGTAGCGAAAAATATCAACAGGCGACACCTTCTGACACAAAAATCGAAGAAACCAATCAAAACAACACCATTGCAGCTACCAGTATAGGTGTCTCGAATAGAAATCGATGGATTATTATGTTAGAGGCTGTAGCTGCCGAATTGTTAGTATTACTTCTAGTACTTtaa
- a CDS encoding DEHA2G20768p (similar to uniprot|P16861 Saccharomyces cerevisiae YGR240C PFK1 Alpha subunit of heterooctameric phosphofructokinase), whose product MPIPRNDIEGISFISLITNKNEEFEESANFYNKLGFRLTKNFSKITNNSESKPKLQIGISNDSLKELWLESFPLQNTDENGFIRPWQELSVYDGDGCEKLNSATTLKIRLSTLDDLSNTAKELNFFTTDLPKVKDILTKDLNTEFESPSDTVIKVVDPMGNTLNFSNFENPLSEKSFDSPEDYLKYKTEKLLSSLDRLEHKSVEDQPTEKTKKKKKKIAIMTSGGDAPGMNSAVRAVVRAGIYYGCDVFAIYEGYEGLVQGGDLMRKMEWADVRSYLSLGGTAIGTARCAKFRERPGRLQGAHNMVENGIDALIVCGGDGSLTGADLFRSEWPSLVEELVSNGTFTTKEVEPYRHLTMVGLVGSIDNDMASTDSTIGAYSALERITEMVDYIDATASSHSRAFIVEVMGRHCGWLGLMSGLATGADFIFIPERPPKAGQWQNELKDVCSRHRQKGKRNTTVIIAEGAIDDDLNPITPDEVQKVLVALGLDTRITTLGHVQRGGTAVAYDRLLATLQGVDAVKAVLELTPDDPSPMIGSLENKIVRKPLIEAVKLTKSVATAIENKDFDKAMSLRDSSFEDAYHHFLSSSIYDDGSKILPEAERLNIGVVHVGASSSGLNAATRAAALYCMSKGHKLFAIQNGFSGLINEGEIKELSWLDVEGWHNKGGSEIGTNRSLPSEDFGNVAYYFQKFKLQGLIIIGGFESFSALNELDEKKQEYPIFNIPMVVIPATVSNNVPGTEYSLGGDTCMNQLLKYCDAVKQSASSSRRRVFVVEVQGGYSGFVASYCGLITGSLATYTPESKIDLKTIQEDIDLLYEVFEDDRGEYNNGKMIIRNEQASSVYTTDLIADIIKESAGGRFETRTAVPGHVQQGFTPTSMDRVNACRFAVKSCQYIEDWNTKLGGLISDMDATKTNRRSRSNVKNSIEHILEEKNGSAVVLGIQGAQIKFNSVEALFAKDANIPLRKGRVVHWTEMIEVADMLSGRLLLREKKQ is encoded by the coding sequence ATGCCTATTCCGAGGAATGATATCGAAGGAATTAGTTTTATTTCGTTAATTACGaataagaatgaagaattcGAAGAAAGTGCTAATttctataataaattagGATTTAGATTAACCAAGaatttttctaaaataACGAACAACTCAGAAAGTAAGCCAAAATTGCAGATAGGGATTTCGAATGATTCCTTAAAGGAACTTTGGTTGGAGTCTTTTCCATTGCAAAATACAGACGAAAATGGCTTCATTAGACCTTGGCAAGAGTTGCTGGTGTATGATGGGGATGgatgtgaaaaattaaactCGGCGACTACTCTTAAGATTAGATTGTCTACTTTGGATGACTTAAGCAATACTGctaaagaattgaatttttttacGACTGATTTACCAAAGGTCAAGGATATTTTGACGAAGGATTTGAACACCGAATTTGAAAGTCCAAGCGACACCGTAATCAAAGTCGTTGATCCAATGGGGAATACCTTAAATTTTTCGAACTTCGAAAACCCGTTGTCCGAAAAGTCATTCGATTCTCCAGAAGACTATTTGAAGTATAAAACGGAAAAATTACTTTCATCATTAGATCGTTTGGAACATAAGAGTGTCGAAGATCAACCAACTGAGAAGactaaaaagaaaaagaaaaagattgCTATTATGACTTCTGGAGGTGATGCGCCAGGTATGAATTCAGCAGTTCGTGCAGTTGTAAGAGCTGGTATTTATTATGGATGCGACGTGTTTGCTATTTATGAAGGTTACGAAGGATTAGTCCAAGGTGGTGATTTGATGCGTAAAATGGAATGGGCCGATGTTAGATCGTACTTATCATTAGGTGGTACTGCTATTGGTACTGCGAGATGTGCTAAATTTCGTGAACGTCCGGGTAGATTACAAGGTGCTCATAATATGGTTGAAAACGGTATCGATGCGTTGATTGTTTGTGGTGGTGACGGTTCATTGACCGGAGCTGACTTATTTAGATCCGAATGGCCTTCATTAGTAGAAGAATTGGTTAGTAACGGTACTTTTACCACAAAAGAAGTAGAGCCATATAGACATTTAACAATGGTTGGATTAGTTGGCTCAATCGATAACGATATGGCTTCAACAGACTCTACTATTGGTGCATATTCAGCATTGGAGAGAATTACCGAGATGGTTGATTACATTGATGCTACAGCTTCTTCTCATTCGAGAGCTTTTATTGTTGAAGTTATGGGTAGACATTGTGGGTGGTTAGGTTTGATGTCGGGTCTTGCGACTGGGGCTgactttattttcattccTGAAAGACCACCAAAGGCAGGCCAATGGCAAAACGAATTAAAAGATGTTTGCTCGAGACATAGACAAAAAGGTAAAAGAAACACTACTGTTATTATTGCAGAGGGGgcaattgatgatgatttaaacCCGATTACCCCTGATGAGGTTCAAAAAGTTCTTGTTGCATTAGGTTTAGATACCAGAATTACTACCTTAGGCCACGTTCAAAGAGGTGGTACAGCCGTAGCATATGACCGTTTGTTAGCAACATTACAGGGTGTTGATGCTGTTAAAGCTGTATTGGAATTAACTCCTGATGACCCTTCACCTATGATCGGTAGTTTAGAAAACAAGATCGTCAGAAAGCCTTTAATCGAAGCAGTTAAATTAACTAAGTCTGTCGCGACTgctattgaaaataaagatttCGATAAAGCTATGAGTTTAAGAGACTCTAGTTTCGAGGATGCATATCATCACTTCTTATCGTCTTCAATCTATGATGATGGCCTGAAAATATTACCAGAAGCagaaagattgaatatCGGTGTCGTTCATGTTGGGGCTTCATCCTCGGGTTTGAATGCGGCAACCAGAGCTGCAGCCTTATACTGTATGTCTAAAGGTcataaattatttgctaTTCAAAACGGTTTTAGTGGATTAATCAATGAAGGTGAAATAAAGGAATTAAGTTGGTTAGATGTCGAAGGATGGCATAACAAAGGTGGTTCGGAAATTGGCACTAATAGGTCATTACCAAGTGAGGATTTTGGTAACGTTGCATACTATTTCCAAAAGTTCAAGCTTCAAGGTTTGATAATAATCGGTGGCTTTGAAAGTTTTTCAGCtttaaatgaattggatgaaaaaaaacaagaatatcctattttcaatattccGATGGTTGTTATACCTGCAACCGTGTCTAATAACGTGCCGGGTACAGAATATTCGTTGGGTGGTGACACCTGTATGAATCAATTGCTTAAATATTGTGATGCTGTAAAGCAATCAGCGTCTTCATCTAGAAGAAGAGTATTCGTGGTTGAGGTTCAAGGTGGTTATTCAGGGTTTGTTGCCTCATACTGTGGTTTAATCACTGGATCACTTGCTACATATACCCCAGAATCCAAAATCGACTTGAAAACTATACAAGAGGACATAGATCTTTTGTACGAGGTTTTCGAAGATGACAGAGGTGAATATAACAACGGGAAAATGATTATCAGAAATGAACAAGCTTCTTCTGTGTATACTACAGATCTCATTGCCGACATAATTAAGGAATCTGCCGGTGGAAGGTTTGAAACAAGAACTGCTGTTCCGGGTCACGTCCAACAGGGGTTTACTCCTACGTCCATGGATAGAGTAAATGCATGCAGATTTGCCGTGAAGTCGTGTCAATACATCGAAGACTGGAACACGAAATTAGGAGGCTTGATTCTGGACATGGATGCCACCAAAACGAACAGAAGAAGTCGTTCTAATGTCAAAAACAGTATTGAACACATTCTTGAAGAGAAAAACGGCTCTGCTGTTGTGCTTGGAATCCAGGGTGCccaaatcaaattcaactCTGTCGAAGCCTTATTCGCTAAAGACGCTAATATTCCCTTGAGAAAGGGCAGAGTGGTCCATTGGACAGAAATGATCGAAGTGGCCGATATGTTAAGCGGAAGACTCTTATTAAGAGAAAAAAAGCAATGA